The genomic stretch CTTCAGGTAAGAAGAGCACCTATTACCTCGATGGCAAACAGGTGGTCCTGCATTCACACGGTCTGCGTCTGGTGAGTGCCGGCCTGCTGGAAATGCTGGAAGATGTCGAATTCGACGCGATCGGCGGCATGTCGATCGGCGCTGATCCGATTGTCGCGGGTGTGCTCGCAGTTGCTGCAGAGCAGGGCCGATTGCTGAACGGGTTTATGGTCCGCAAAGAACCCAAGGGGCACGGCACCAATAAATATGTCGAAGGTCCCGTGCAGCCCGGTGACAAAGTGGTGATCGTGGATGATGTCATCACGACTGCCGGCAGTGCACTGCTGTCCGTCGACCGGGCCGAAGAGTTCGGTTGCAAGGTTGTGCAGGCCCTGGGAGTCGTCGATCGTCTGCAGGGGGGCGCTGCCAACTTTGAGAAGCGCAACATTCCCTTCAAAGCGTTACTCTCGATCCGGGACTTCGGTATCGAGCCGCCTGCGGAAGATCAGTGATCTCCCTCTCAATTTATCCACTCTGACGAAAGCGCGATCTCTCATGACAAACTCCATTCGCTACGACGATTCCGCCGCCCGCAAGCTCATTGATGAGAAGTGGTATGAAGAACTGCAGCCGGCCCTGATGGCGGCCCGGGAAGAAATGTTGAAAGACATTGAACTGCTGGGCAGCGATGCGATCCCTGCGGACAAGCAGCCTCTGGATGCGGGTTTTCAGAACCTGCCTCAACAACTGCTGGACGAATACGAGTCTCAGGGAAGCGAGAGCCTGCTGGGACGCATCGAAGCGAAAGCACAGGAACTGCGTGAGCAGTCGGACCGGTTTGTCGTGCTGGGGATCGGCGGTTCTTACATGGGGATGCGGGCGCTGTTCGAAGCGTTGTGCCATCCGCTGCACAATGAACTGACCCGCGATCAACGAGGAGGCGTGCCGCGCCTGTATTTTGAAGGGAACAATGTCGACAACGATTCGATTACGGCATTGCAGGAACTGTTAAAGACGAGTTGCCAGGATCCCAGGGATGTGCTGCAGCGGTGGAGTATGACCGTCATCAGTAAATCCGGGGGGACTCTGGAAACCGCTCTCGGTTTCCGTCTGTTCCGCGAATCACTGGAAGAGTATTACGGAGCCGATTCTGAAGAGAGCCGATCTTTAGTGGTGCCGATCACCGGGCTGGAAGGAAAGCTGCGGAACTTCTCCAATCATAAAGGGTATCCGGAAGTCTTTCCGATTCCCGACAATGTGGGCGGCCGGTTTTCGGTCTTCACGTCGGTTGGTCTGTTCCCGGCTGCGGTGCTGGGCGTTGATCTGAAAGCGTTGCTGCAGGGAGCCGCGGATATGACCCGCCTGTTCAACTCACAGCCGATGGGGGACAACCCGGTGCTGGATTACACGGCGACCTGTCACCTGTTTGAGCGGGAAAAGAACGTATCGATGCGGATTCTTTCGACCTGGGGCAAGCGTCTGGAAGCGCTGGGGCTGTGGTACGATCAACTGCTGGCGGAAAGTCTCGGTAAAGAAGAAAAGGGGGCGACGCCGCTGACGGTGGTCAACACCCGCGACCTGCACAGCCGGGGACAGCAGCACCAGGAAGGTGTGCGTGACAAGCTGATCACCAACGTGATTGTCGAGCGTCCGGACAGCGAGCCAATCTCCGTGCCTGTCGTTCCCGAAGAAGAAAATCAGGATCAGCTGAATAAGCTGAAAGGCAAAACGGTTCCCGATGTGCTCTCTGCAGCCATTGAAGGAACCAACCAGGCTTATGCCGACGTGCATCGCCCGACGGCGGATCTGATCCTGCCGAACCTGGACGCCTATACGGTCGGCCAGACCCTGCAGATGCTGATGCTGGCGACGGTACTCGAAGGCCGGTTGATCAATATCAATCCCTACGGACAGCCGGGTGTGGAAGCCTATAAGAAGAACATGCAGGAAGTATTGAGCCGCTAAGGCGACATTCCGAGCAGCAGTAATATAGAGAACGCCCCGGATCAGGCAGACGCTGTTCCGGGGCGTTTTTTTGTTCAGTTTCGATTTCAGGGGCAGCTTAGCCGGGGACTTCCTGATTCTTGTCGATGGGGACGCCGATCATCTGTCCGCTGAAGACCATGCTGTTGTCGACGAGTCCCTGGAAGTTGAATTCCGCCCGTTTGCCGGCACGGATGCGGGCCAGTTGGGCCATAATCACCAGTCGCTGATTGGGGAAAACGGGGCTGCGGAAGCGAACATCGTTCATACCGCCGAAGCCGAGGAAGTCGCCTCCCAGTAGTTTGAACTTGCGGGCATAGAAGCCGGCCAGCTGAGCGGAACATTCACAGAGGATGACGCCGGGCATCAGGGGGAAGTCGGGCATGTGGCCACGAACCCAGAATTCGTCTTCGGTGACATCTTTGAAGCCGACGATGCCATGCTTTTCATTATCTACATGGACGATCCCCGTCAGCTGCTCCATTTCAAATCGCTGAGGATTGATTTCTCTGATGTCTTCGATTCCGTAGATCGGGTTTTCAAAATCGAAGTCAATTCCTTCATAAAGCAATTTGGGAGGCATGGTCTCTCTTCTCCAATAAGGGCGTCAATATCTGCGGTACGACCCTGGTTCCCTTTCAGGGCCATCAGGTGCAGGAAATGTATATAGTCAATGGGTTTAGGTATCAGATGGGTTAGTTCATCCAGGTGGAAATGCGAGCCCGGTATCTGATAAGCCAGAAATATTAGCAGAATCCGTGGAATATGTTAATCGAGGATTTCAGCTATTTGGCTCAAATTGGTGATCAACCTGTCAGGTTTGGTATCGGGGCTCCTGACTTCTGCTTTGCTGGCGTGAATGCTGAGTGAATCGCCGGCAAACAGGGCGGTTTTCATGCCGAAACTCCGGGCGATTGCCAGGTCATCGGGAATGCGGGAACCGACGTGCAGAATTTCCTCAGGGGGGATGCCCTGCTGATCGAAGCGATCGAGCAGTTTTTCGTAGAGGGAGACCGAGGGTTTGCGGACGGTTTCGCGATAAGAGAAACAGAAACATTCCTGTGTGAACAGCTCGGACAGGGGGGGGAGTGTTCCCTGAGTGCCTAATGCCCGCAGGAGTTGCACCAGAGTGAACGGCTGAGCATCCGCAAACAAAGCGACTTTCTTGCCGTACTGACTGAGCTGGCAGAGTGACTCCAGGGCATCGGGCATGGGAGCGATTCCCTGCAGGCTGGAGTGGAAGAAGTAGGCGACCTTCAGGCTGAAGTCGTCGAGGTTCCCGTAAAAGGATTCGTCGAACGTGTATTCGTTTTTCTGCAGGCGTTCGATGAGCAGTTTCCAGAGGTCGGCGGAGTTGATTTCCGGCTTTTCCCCTTTGGCGACCTTTCCGCCGAGTTGCTGGTCTTCGAGCAGCGAGCGGTATTGGGAGAGCATGTATTCCCATGGAGCCCCCGGTTTGCGGGACATGCTGTTCCACATATTGAACTCTTTTATTGTCTTATCGAGGGCGATCTGCATGCGGAGCTGTTGCTGATGGTCGAACAGAAGTTCGCCATCGGTGATGTGCAGCAGGGTGCCGTAGATACTGAAGGTGATCGCGGAGATGCGTTTCAGCGGTTTGAGAAAGGGCGTCGCTTTGGGCGTTTCCAGCGCGGGAGCCGTGGGCCAGATCAGATCATCCCGGTTGGATAACCAGTCAGCGTATTCTTGAAGAGTCTGCGGCATAAGGGTTGTATTTCAGATCGTATATCGAGTCAGCTGTCGCTGGAAGCAGCTGACATTCAGAAACCAGAACGGGTCTGTCGGGAATGTGATGAACGATTCGGTGAATGCCGTTGTAAACTCTGCCTGGGAGATGAATTTGACAGACAGACAACCGGAATTCAATGTGATCTTAGACGGGTGGATATGGACAGGGCAAGCGAAAAGGCAAAAATCGGATGGCTTATCCGGTGAACAGGCTATAAGGCCGCAGGAAAAAAAGAACCAACACGGATCGCTATATCCATCGTAATAGAGACGACAGTTCCAATACATTGAACCAGAGACGGGTTGCTGTTGTCATAACGGTTATCCGCTCGGAGCAGGCTTACCCCGGGGAAAATCAGCGGAACCTGATACGAAAACTCAAGTCACCCCAGAAATAAGGTTCACATCTTAAGCATTTCCCCGGGACGTATTAAGTGCCTGTTTTACAGGGCATTAGAGCATAATATCCCTCACAGCTGATTCTTCCGTACCAGCTATTCCGAGTGTCTCTGTCACTACTGCACTCTCTCTTGTCAAAGAACTTAAAGTCCTCACGGCAGTTTCGTCGATGCAATTAGGGCAGACGGTTGAAACCGGAAAGACGTAAAAACCACGTCGAGCCAGTCAACACCAGTTTGAATGGTTCAATCCGATCAACAGTCTGTAAGGGGGGAGAGGACAAGACGGATCTAGTCTGACGAACTGATCTGAATGGTATTGCGATTGTCATTCAGTCCGACCCCAAAAGTATTACGTACCAGATCCCAAATTTCCTTAAAATTAAAGATTGGCATTTTGAAACAGTTTCTGGAGATGCTGTCTCCAGAGACAAACCCCGACCCAAGACTACACAGGTTACAACGTGAACTGACTGGCCAGGATAGCCGCAAACTGTAGTAGGGGTTAAAGCAGAAGAAAAGTAACCTTTCTTCGACGAGATTTGCCAAGCATGTGATTGGAGAGCCCGCAATGAAAACGATCTTCACTACTGGCCAAGTAGCAAAGATCTGTAAGGTTGCACCCCGCACGGTTAGTAAGTGGTTCGACTCTGGACGCCTGAGAGGCTACCGGATCCCCGGTTCTCAGGACCGCCGAATCCCACGTGAGCACCTTATTCGATTTCTTAAAGAACACGGCATGCCATTAGGCGAACTGGAAGACGAAGCGATGGGCAAACTGCTGCTCGTCGGTGCCGATACCCAGGTTCGAGCCAGCCTTGACGATCTGATGGCAACAGAAGACTTCAAAATTGAATATGCCGTGAGCGGTTTTGAAGCCGGTATCCAGGCAGAATCACTGCACCCCGACTGCGTAATCGTTGATTTCGCCATGGGTCGCAACGAAGCTCTGATGATCGCACAAAACCTGCGACGCAATAAAGACTACACCGACTCTGTTCTGATTGCCCTGCTGAGCGATGAAGACAACGCCAGCGGTTTCGACAGAACACTGTTTAACGAAACTTTCCGGAAACCATTTGACGCTGCATTGCTGGCCGAACGGATTCGGACCCTGGTTGGACGTAAAAAGCAGATCGCCTAATAGACCGGGCAGGAATGCCTTAAGGTGAGATTGCCAGGGACGTGTAGTTCTCGATATTATGGACGGTGTCGAGAGAACGGCCCGCTGGCCAACCAGAACAATCGCAAAGGGATTTGCTGGTTTGCGTGAACGACTAAACCCGGCCAAGAGGTAACACTCTTGGTCGGGTTTTTTTATTGCGCCCCGGAAGTAATGTCACCATGAATCAATCCACAATACAAGCGCCGCTGAGCACCCGCGAAAAACTGAAGCCCGCCGCCTGGTATGCGCTGCTGGCCTGCCTGGCATTTCTGCTGGTGGCGGCCCGCCTGGACTGTGCCCGGGATCTGTCGCTCACCGGTCCGGGCCCCGGGATGACGGTCGACGAACCGTTTAACGTGGGGCAAGGCGTGTTCCTGGTGCGTGCGATTCGCGTCTATGGGCTGGGCATCATCGCCCCGGAGAGCCTGCGGGAGATCTTCGAGCATGAGAACTACCTGCCCGATCATCCCCCGCTGGGACGTCTGCTGATTGGCATCGCCCATGAAACAGTAGCGGGACTGGCGGGAGAGGGAGAGCGACCGTTCGTCGTAACCTATGGTCGTTACGCCTCGGCACTCTGTTTCGCCTGCCTGGTGTTTGTGGTGGGCTGGTTTACCTCTCAGCGGTCCGGTCATTTCGCGGGCGTAGTGGCTGCCGTCGCGTTGATTGCGTTGCCGCGGGTGTTTGGACATGCGCATCTGGCAGCGCTGGAGACAGTGACCGCGCTGTTCTATGTGACCGCGGTGCTTGCGGTGATCCGGTTCTGGGATACTTCAGAACCGCCGACCGCGAAGCGGGCCTGCCTGACCGGTATTCTGCTCGGACTGGCGCTGCTGACCAAGATTCAGGCGGTACTGATTCCGATTCCCGTGATCATCTGGGCGCTGTGGAAGTGGCGTCTCAAGGCGATCAAGCCACTCCTCTGCTGGGGAGGCGTGGGAGTGCTCGTCTTCTTTGCGGGCTGGCCGTGGCTCTGGTTTGATCCGGTCGGGCATCTCAGTGAATACCTGGGACGAACCACGGGCCGGGCTGCGATTTATATCGATTACTTCGGAACGAAATACGCCGACCGCGATGTTCCCTGGCATTACCCCTGGGTGATGCTGCTGGTGACGATCCCACTGGGTTTGCTGGTACTGGCGTTGATTGGTGGCTGGAAGACGGGCCGCCGTTCAGAGGCAGAACGTGAGCAGCGATCCAGCGGTGGTGTGCTGCTGATCGGTTCGCTGCTCTGGCCACTCATGCTGTTTTCCTGGCCGGGGATTACGGTCTACGACGGCGTGCGGTTGTTTCTGATGGTCTTTCCCATGGCGGCGATTCTGATCGGCGTGGGGGCAGCACAGATCTGTGACTGGCTGCAGCAGCGCTTTTCCATGCGTGTGGCGCGTACTGCGGTGGGAGTGCTGATCCTGACGCAGGCGTATGCTGCATTCGCTTTCAGTCCCTGCTGGCTCAGTTATTACAGCCTGCTGACCGGCGGCCTGCAGGGAGCGAACACACTGGGAATGGAGGTCACGTACTGGGGCGATTCCATCACCGCGGAGATGCTGCACGATGTGGTCGAGCGGGTGCCCGAGAATTCGTATCTCCAGCTGGCACCGATCCTGCATCCGGCTTACATCCAGATGTTACAGGAGACGCCGGAAGTGAAACGCAAGGGGATCAAGCTGATCCCCTTCGATTCCGAACGTCAGGGCGTTTCTGAATACGTGTTGTACTTCCAGCGGAAACCTTACCTGCCGGAAGAACTCCAGCCACGTGAGTCCGCTGCGTGGCAGACCGAGATTGCCGTCGTGCGGAAGCAGGTGCCTTTAGCACGACTGGTGCGTCTCAATCCGCCCCGCTGAAGTCTTATTGATCCAGGGGCAGTGAAGGGTGGAAGCCCGGGATCTTGCAGGGGATGCGATACAGACCGCTGCCTGCGGTGATGTAGAGCGTCGATGCCTCCTTGCCGATGCCGAACGTGCAGTTGGTAGGCATTTCCGGCGTGGGGATGTAGGCCAGTTCTTTGCCTTCGGGAGAGAAGACCAGAATGCCGAACCGGTTTTCAGCGCGGTAGGCGGCGTAGACGTTTCCTTTCTGATCCACGGTCATGCCATCGATGCCGGTCTGTTGTGGACCGAAGTCGACCAGGACTTTTTTCTTACCCAGAGAACCGTCGGCCTTGATCGGGAAGGCGTTGAGGGTCATCCGTTTTTTGGGGTTTTTCGGAGGATCTTTCTCCAGTCCGGAGAGACCGTTGTTGGTTTCCGCGACGTAGAGGGTTTTGCCATCCGGGGAGACGACGACGCCGTTGGGTTTGGTGATGTCGGTCGTGGCCCGCTGGACGGTTTTCTTTTTCGGGTCATAGCGGAAGACGCTCATGTGATCGAGTTCGAGTGGCTCGAATCCGACGTAGCGGGGATCGGTGAAATAGACCCAGCCTTTGGGGTGGATTACCAGGTCGTTCGGAGCGTTGAATTTCTTGCCTTCGAATTTGTCGACCAGGCACACGGGTTTGCCTGTTTTAGAGATCCGCGCCAGGCACTGTTTGCCGTTGTTGGCACCACAGGCTGCCAGCAGTCGTCCTTTCTGGTCGATCATGAGTCCGTTGCTCTGACCACTGTCCGCACTGAAGACGCTGGTCTTACCGGTCGTGGGGTCAAAGGTCATGATTTTGCCTTTACCGCCGGCGAAGTTGATATCGCTGAAGTAGATCAGCCCGTCAACATCGACGCAGGCTCCTTCGGTGAAGCCTTTATCGACCCAGAGGGTTTCGACTTTGGCATCCGGGGAGACGATCGACGCGTCGCCGCTGGGGGCGGCGGTTTCAGCAGAGACCTGGGAGACGGTCAGTCCGGAGATGACGATTCCCAGTACAAGAACGTGTTGCCAGTGGATCATGGTTTGTTCCTCTTCTGTAACTGTGATAGCAGGTCGAGCGAATAAATGAGCACAGCGAGCGGACTTTGAATTCACTTAAGACGCGGGTTCCTCGGCGGTTTGTGTTACGGCGGCTTGTGAATTATTGCGTACAAGCCAGAGCGAAGGTACCGCGAGGACAGCACCGGCAGTCGGGCCGATGAGATAGAGCCAGAGTGATTCCAGATGGCCGCTGACCAGGGCCGGGGCCAGGGAGCGGGCCGGGTTCATCGAGGCGCCGCAGATCGGGCCGGCGAACATGGCTTCCAGAGCGATCACGGCGCCAATCGCGACACCCGCGAGGATGCCGGTCTCTTTCGCGCCGGTACTCACGCATAAAACGACAAACATCAGGATCCAGGTGAGAACCGCTTCGAGTATCAACGACTGGATCTCCGTGCCGGCAGGCAGGGTCATGCCGTAGTTGGTCAGGCCCGGGAACGTGATTTTCAACAGCAGGCAGGCGACGAGGGCGCCGATGACCTGGCAGATGATGTAGGGGAGCACCTGGTTGCCCGGGAAGCGTTTGCCGACCCAGAAGGCGATCGTCACGGCGGGGTTGATATGTGCGCCGGAGATTTCGCCGATGGCGTAAATAATCGCGGTGACAACCAGGCCGAAAACCAGGGCGATGCCGACGTGCGTCACGGTTCCTTCGGAAACCTGGTTAGTGACGATGGCGCCGGCGCCGCAGAACAGCAGAATGAAGGTACCGAAGATCTCCGCGAAGTATTTTTGCATCAGTGGTCGTATCCCAGGAGTGATTTTTAAAGGGGCAGTGGTCGTTTAATCGTTTTCCGGTCGGGGTGGATTGAGCCAGTGTCCGGAAGGATCGGAACCGGCGACAATGACACCTTTGGCGTTCCAGTCCATCCCGGCGCGGACGTCTGCGGCACAATAGCGGAGAGTGAGTCCACAGCGGCGGCGGTCGGACTGGTTGGCTTCGGAACCGTGCAGGAGCAGGTCGGAGTGAATCGAAATCTCGCCGGCTTTCAGAGTATCGTCAACGGGAGCGCCGTACTGTTCGGGATTGTCGATGGTCTGATTAAGTACGTTGTCTTCGTGGGAACCGCTGGGGCGGTAGGTCATATGTCCGTAGTGATGACTGCCGGCGATGAATCGCATGTTGGCGTTTTCCGGGTCGGCGTCATCGATGGCCAGCCAGACCGTGACCGCCTTGGAGGGGGACAGGGGCCAGTAACTGGCGTCCTGATGCCAGGAGACGGCCTTCCCGTCATGGGGCATTTTGCAGAAGAAATGTGATCCCCAGGCGATGACATTTTCGCCGAGCAGGTCTTTGACGTGGGCGACGATCCTGGGATGGGTGAGCAGATCGTAGACTTTACCGTACTTCATGTGGGCAGTGCTGATCGAGTAGCTGTTACCACCCGCGGCGATGACCTGCTCCAGCAGTCGATCAAAGTATTCGCGGTTGGCGATGACTTCCTGGTCGTCAAAGATGCGAATGCCACGGAGGAAGCCGTCGCGGTTGAAGTCTTCGATCTGTGCGACCGTCAGCAGTTGCGGATCAGCAGTGGTGGAAGGATAGAACTTGAGATCGCGCTCAAGTTGAGACAGTTCTTCTTCGAGGGGGACTGCCTTGAATTCTTTGGAGTCAGCCATACCGGTTCTCGTCGTGTTTCAAGAGAATGAATGAGTCGCTGTTTCAGCCGGCGGAAGTGCCGGTTCTCCCACGGGAGAGATCAGAATTCATTGTAAATCGGAACAGGTCGGGGAACAACTTCGAAGTGGAAGTTCACGAGGATCGAGGTGGAGCGGGTGCGATAGGGCTATCATCATCGGGTAACCGGGGATGTATTTAGTCATCCATCAGGTCGGGTGGCCTCGAATGGAATTCGAGGTTGTCGGAGACAACAGGAGGTTGCGGTGTACGCGTTCTGCTGTGG from Gimesia chilikensis encodes the following:
- a CDS encoding phytanoyl-CoA dioxygenase family protein yields the protein MADSKEFKAVPLEEELSQLERDLKFYPSTTADPQLLTVAQIEDFNRDGFLRGIRIFDDQEVIANREYFDRLLEQVIAAGGNSYSISTAHMKYGKVYDLLTHPRIVAHVKDLLGENVIAWGSHFFCKMPHDGKAVSWHQDASYWPLSPSKAVTVWLAIDDADPENANMRFIAGSHHYGHMTYRPSGSHEDNVLNQTIDNPEQYGAPVDDTLKAGEISIHSDLLLHGSEANQSDRRRCGLTLRYCAADVRAGMDWNAKGVIVAGSDPSGHWLNPPRPEND
- the pyrE gene encoding orotate phosphoribosyltransferase gives rise to the protein MFDREKLIELFRERALKFGDFTLASGKKSTYYLDGKQVVLHSHGLRLVSAGLLEMLEDVEFDAIGGMSIGADPIVAGVLAVAAEQGRLLNGFMVRKEPKGHGTNKYVEGPVQPGDKVVIVDDVITTAGSALLSVDRAEEFGCKVVQALGVVDRLQGGAANFEKRNIPFKALLSIRDFGIEPPAEDQ
- a CDS encoding HAD family hydrolase, whose protein sequence is MPQTLQEYADWLSNRDDLIWPTAPALETPKATPFLKPLKRISAITFSIYGTLLHITDGELLFDHQQQLRMQIALDKTIKEFNMWNSMSRKPGAPWEYMLSQYRSLLEDQQLGGKVAKGEKPEINSADLWKLLIERLQKNEYTFDESFYGNLDDFSLKVAYFFHSSLQGIAPMPDALESLCQLSQYGKKVALFADAQPFTLVQLLRALGTQGTLPPLSELFTQECFCFSYRETVRKPSVSLYEKLLDRFDQQGIPPEEILHVGSRIPDDLAIARSFGMKTALFAGDSLSIHASKAEVRSPDTKPDRLITNLSQIAEILD
- a CDS encoding SMP-30/gluconolactonase/LRE family protein; amino-acid sequence: MIHWQHVLVLGIVISGLTVSQVSAETAAPSGDASIVSPDAKVETLWVDKGFTEGACVDVDGLIYFSDINFAGGKGKIMTFDPTTGKTSVFSADSGQSNGLMIDQKGRLLAACGANNGKQCLARISKTGKPVCLVDKFEGKKFNAPNDLVIHPKGWVYFTDPRYVGFEPLELDHMSVFRYDPKKKTVQRATTDITKPNGVVVSPDGKTLYVAETNNGLSGLEKDPPKNPKKRMTLNAFPIKADGSLGKKKVLVDFGPQQTGIDGMTVDQKGNVYAAYRAENRFGILVFSPEGKELAYIPTPEMPTNCTFGIGKEASTLYITAGSGLYRIPCKIPGFHPSLPLDQ
- a CDS encoding helix-turn-helix domain-containing protein, with the translated sequence MKTIFTTGQVAKICKVAPRTVSKWFDSGRLRGYRIPGSQDRRIPREHLIRFLKEHGMPLGELEDEAMGKLLLVGADTQVRASLDDLMATEDFKIEYAVSGFEAGIQAESLHPDCVIVDFAMGRNEALMIAQNLRRNKDYTDSVLIALLSDEDNASGFDRTLFNETFRKPFDAALLAERIRTLVGRKKQIA
- a CDS encoding ArnT family glycosyltransferase, yielding MNQSTIQAPLSTREKLKPAAWYALLACLAFLLVAARLDCARDLSLTGPGPGMTVDEPFNVGQGVFLVRAIRVYGLGIIAPESLREIFEHENYLPDHPPLGRLLIGIAHETVAGLAGEGERPFVVTYGRYASALCFACLVFVVGWFTSQRSGHFAGVVAAVALIALPRVFGHAHLAALETVTALFYVTAVLAVIRFWDTSEPPTAKRACLTGILLGLALLTKIQAVLIPIPVIIWALWKWRLKAIKPLLCWGGVGVLVFFAGWPWLWFDPVGHLSEYLGRTTGRAAIYIDYFGTKYADRDVPWHYPWVMLLVTIPLGLLVLALIGGWKTGRRSEAEREQRSSGGVLLIGSLLWPLMLFSWPGITVYDGVRLFLMVFPMAAILIGVGAAQICDWLQQRFSMRVARTAVGVLILTQAYAAFAFSPCWLSYYSLLTGGLQGANTLGMEVTYWGDSITAEMLHDVVERVPENSYLQLAPILHPAYIQMLQETPEVKRKGIKLIPFDSERQGVSEYVLYFQRKPYLPEELQPRESAAWQTEIAVVRKQVPLARLVRLNPPR
- a CDS encoding 3-hydroxyacyl-ACP dehydratase FabZ family protein → MPPKLLYEGIDFDFENPIYGIEDIREINPQRFEMEQLTGIVHVDNEKHGIVGFKDVTEDEFWVRGHMPDFPLMPGVILCECSAQLAGFYARKFKLLGGDFLGFGGMNDVRFRSPVFPNQRLVIMAQLARIRAGKRAEFNFQGLVDNSMVFSGQMIGVPIDKNQEVPG
- a CDS encoding glucose-6-phosphate isomerase, encoding MTNSIRYDDSAARKLIDEKWYEELQPALMAAREEMLKDIELLGSDAIPADKQPLDAGFQNLPQQLLDEYESQGSESLLGRIEAKAQELREQSDRFVVLGIGGSYMGMRALFEALCHPLHNELTRDQRGGVPRLYFEGNNVDNDSITALQELLKTSCQDPRDVLQRWSMTVISKSGGTLETALGFRLFRESLEEYYGADSEESRSLVVPITGLEGKLRNFSNHKGYPEVFPIPDNVGGRFSVFTSVGLFPAAVLGVDLKALLQGAADMTRLFNSQPMGDNPVLDYTATCHLFEREKNVSMRILSTWGKRLEALGLWYDQLLAESLGKEEKGATPLTVVNTRDLHSRGQQHQEGVRDKLITNVIVERPDSEPISVPVVPEEENQDQLNKLKGKTVPDVLSAAIEGTNQAYADVHRPTADLILPNLDAYTVGQTLQMLMLATVLEGRLININPYGQPGVEAYKKNMQEVLSR
- a CDS encoding MIP/aquaporin family protein, with the translated sequence MQKYFAEIFGTFILLFCGAGAIVTNQVSEGTVTHVGIALVFGLVVTAIIYAIGEISGAHINPAVTIAFWVGKRFPGNQVLPYIICQVIGALVACLLLKITFPGLTNYGMTLPAGTEIQSLILEAVLTWILMFVVLCVSTGAKETGILAGVAIGAVIALEAMFAGPICGASMNPARSLAPALVSGHLESLWLYLIGPTAGAVLAVPSLWLVRNNSQAAVTQTAEEPAS